A region from the Gemmatimonadota bacterium genome encodes:
- a CDS encoding glycosyl hydrolase, whose amino-acid sequence MMKRWNPIRPGTSALATALLALAPLAAAAQSYDSDYFDALRWRNIGIERGGRSIGVAGSDSRPFEYYFGATGGGLWKTTDGGLNWRAVTDGKINSSSVGAVGVCEADPDVVYIGTGETELRGNVMQGDGLYKSSNGGNTWTHLGLEETQNIARVRVHPSDCNTVWVAAFGKHSVENEERGVYKTTDGGETWRRVLYRDARSGAVDLTFDPGNPDVMYASLWEAWRKSWGMSSGGPGSGLYKSTDGGEHWTEISRNQGLPQQGLMGKIGVAVSPANPQRVWALIEHDEGGVFRSDDGGSTWERINDERKLRQRAFYYSRIYADPQNEDVVYALNTGIYRSKDGGKTFPESLRVPHGDNHDLWIAPSDPDRMINSNDGGANVSINAGQTWTDQDFPTAQFYRVITTHHQPYLVCGAQQDNSTACTPWKGWNHLSAGGGFGGGGYFFSVGGCESGYIAPDPKNTDVYYAGCYGGSLSRYDHSSGDTRQVNVWPENPMGQSAEDLQERVQWTYPIVFSPVDPNVLYTGTQKVWKTTSEGQSWEAISGDLTRADPSTIGASGGPITKDQTGVETYATIFAIAPSYQDVNVIWAGSDDGYVHVTRDGGQTWTNVTPPDAPDFVRINTIEASPNTAGKAYVAGIRYLVDDDRHPYVWKTVDYGRTWTKIVTGIPETDFVRAVREDPTRPGLLYASSETTVYVSWDDGAHWTSLGLNLPNTQVSDLVVEENDLVIATHGRSFWVLPSIGPIRQMSDRIAEAPVHLFDPVDPVRGVDQSVEVYYYLAEKAEKVTIEFTDARGQVIQTFESAGEDQEEEPQGPAQFFGGGRAPSPAKTAGSKRFTWNMRYPGYTDFEGRIFWAAGNQGPAAVPGQYVVRLTVDDHPTQEQRFEIKMDPRLAGRVTMADLQRRFDLAIQIRDQVSAANQAVIDIRDVKSQVDDRLDKTDDRQIESAGGEVKEKLSGVEGEIYQVRNQSNQDPLNFPIKLNNKLAALMGVVEAGESAPAEQQYEVYEYLSVQLDEQLRAMQVILREDLGRLNELLQRAGLEPIRTSRLVS is encoded by the coding sequence ATGATGAAGCGCTGGAACCCGATTCGCCCGGGCACCTCCGCCCTGGCGACCGCACTTCTTGCCCTGGCCCCGCTCGCAGCGGCGGCCCAGAGCTACGACTCCGACTACTTCGACGCGCTCCGCTGGCGGAACATCGGCATCGAACGGGGCGGGCGCTCCATCGGCGTCGCGGGCAGCGACAGCCGGCCCTTCGAATACTACTTCGGGGCCACGGGGGGCGGCTTGTGGAAGACCACCGACGGCGGCCTGAACTGGCGGGCCGTGACGGACGGCAAGATCAACAGCTCGTCGGTGGGTGCGGTGGGGGTGTGCGAAGCCGATCCCGACGTGGTCTACATCGGCACGGGCGAGACGGAGCTCCGCGGCAACGTCATGCAGGGAGACGGTCTCTACAAGTCCAGCAACGGCGGGAATACCTGGACCCATCTGGGACTGGAGGAGACGCAGAACATCGCGCGGGTACGGGTCCATCCCAGCGACTGCAACACCGTATGGGTGGCTGCCTTCGGGAAGCACTCCGTCGAGAACGAGGAGCGTGGCGTCTACAAGACCACCGATGGCGGGGAGACCTGGCGTCGAGTGCTCTATCGGGACGCCCGCTCGGGTGCGGTAGACCTGACGTTCGATCCGGGCAACCCGGACGTCATGTATGCCTCGCTCTGGGAAGCCTGGCGCAAGTCGTGGGGCATGTCGTCCGGCGGCCCGGGCAGCGGACTCTACAAGTCCACCGATGGTGGTGAACACTGGACGGAGATCAGCCGGAACCAGGGGCTTCCCCAGCAGGGACTCATGGGGAAGATCGGCGTCGCCGTCTCTCCGGCCAACCCGCAGCGCGTCTGGGCGCTGATCGAGCACGACGAGGGTGGCGTGTTCCGCTCCGACGACGGCGGCTCGACCTGGGAGCGCATCAACGACGAGCGTAAGCTGCGTCAGCGCGCGTTCTACTATTCGCGCATCTACGCGGATCCGCAAAATGAGGATGTGGTCTACGCGCTCAATACGGGCATCTACCGCTCCAAGGACGGGGGCAAGACCTTCCCCGAATCGCTGCGCGTACCCCACGGGGACAACCACGACCTCTGGATCGCGCCTTCGGATCCGGACCGGATGATCAACTCCAATGATGGTGGCGCCAACGTCTCCATCAACGCTGGCCAGACCTGGACCGATCAGGACTTCCCGACCGCCCAGTTCTATCGAGTGATCACCACCCACCATCAGCCCTACCTGGTGTGTGGTGCGCAGCAGGACAACTCCACGGCCTGCACGCCCTGGAAGGGGTGGAACCACCTCTCGGCCGGCGGTGGCTTCGGCGGAGGCGGCTACTTCTTCTCCGTGGGTGGCTGCGAGTCCGGCTATATCGCGCCGGACCCCAAGAACACGGACGTCTACTACGCCGGGTGCTACGGCGGCAGCCTGTCCCGGTACGACCACAGCAGCGGCGATACCCGACAGGTCAACGTCTGGCCCGAGAACCCGATGGGGCAGTCGGCCGAGGACCTGCAGGAACGGGTCCAGTGGACCTATCCCATCGTCTTCTCGCCGGTAGATCCGAACGTGCTGTACACCGGCACGCAGAAGGTCTGGAAGACCACCAGCGAGGGCCAGAGTTGGGAGGCCATCAGCGGGGATCTGACCCGGGCGGACCCGTCCACCATCGGCGCGTCGGGTGGCCCCATCACCAAGGACCAGACGGGCGTCGAGACGTACGCCACGATCTTCGCCATCGCACCGTCCTACCAGGACGTGAACGTGATCTGGGCCGGATCCGATGACGGCTACGTGCACGTGACCCGGGACGGTGGGCAGACCTGGACCAACGTCACGCCTCCCGACGCTCCGGACTTCGTCCGGATCAACACCATCGAGGCCTCGCCCAACACGGCAGGGAAGGCCTACGTGGCCGGGATCCGCTACCTGGTGGACGACGACCGCCATCCGTACGTGTGGAAGACCGTCGACTACGGTCGCACGTGGACCAAGATCGTCACCGGGATCCCCGAGACCGACTTCGTGCGCGCGGTGCGTGAGGACCCCACGCGGCCCGGGCTGCTGTACGCGTCGTCGGAGACGACGGTCTACGTCTCCTGGGACGATGGAGCCCATTGGACCTCGCTGGGGCTGAACCTCCCCAACACGCAGGTCTCCGACCTGGTGGTGGAGGAGAATGATCTGGTGATCGCGACGCACGGGCGGTCTTTCTGGGTGCTGCCCAGCATCGGCCCCATCCGCCAGATGTCCGACCGCATCGCCGAGGCTCCCGTGCACTTGTTCGACCCGGTCGACCCCGTGCGGGGTGTGGATCAGAGCGTCGAGGTCTACTACTACCTGGCCGAGAAGGCGGAGAAGGTGACCATCGAGTTCACCGATGCCCGCGGGCAGGTCATCCAGACGTTCGAGTCGGCCGGGGAGGACCAGGAGGAGGAACCTCAGGGGCCCGCGCAGTTCTTCGGAGGCGGGCGCGCGCCCAGCCCTGCGAAGACGGCCGGGTCCAAGCGCTTCACCTGGAACATGCGCTACCCCGGGTACACGGACTTCGAGGGGCGGATTTTCTGGGCGGCGGGGAACCAGGGACCGGCGGCCGTGCCGGGCCAGTATGTGGTGCGCCTGACCGTGGATGATCATCCCACCCAGGAGCAACGCTTCGAGATCAAGATGGACCCCCGCCTGGCGGGTCGGGTGACGATGGCGGACCTGCAGCGCCGCTTCGACCTTGCCATCCAGATCCGGGACCAGGTGAGCGCGGCCAATCAGGCGGTGATCGACATCCGGGACGTGAAGTCGCAGGTGGACGACCGGCTGGACAAGACCGACGACCGCCAGATCGAAAGCGCCGGCGGCGAGGTGAAGGAGAAGCTGAGCGGCGTCGAGGGAGAGATCTACCAGGTCCGGAACCAGAGCAACCAGGATCCCCTCAACTTCCCGATCAAGCTCAACAACAAGCTGGCCGCGCTGATGGGCGTGGTGGAGGCAGGTGAAAGCGCACCGGCCGAGCAGCAGTACGAAGTGTACGAGTATCTGTCGGTACAGCTCGACGAGCAGCTCCGCGCGATGCAGGTGATTCTCCGAGAGGACCTGGGGCGCCTCAACGAGCTGCTCCAGCGAGCCGGGCTCGAGCCCATCAGAACGAGTCGGCTGGTCAGCTGA
- a CDS encoding aldehyde dehydrogenase family protein: MSKIAEVFESLEYGPAPESEAPAYAWLDAHGRRFGHFIGGTWTEVSEDALFETVEPRNGRALARVSQGSPDDVARAVAAARHAQREWARLRGYERARHLYALARGIQRNARLFAVLESLDNGKPIRESRDLDIPLVARHFLHHAGWAQLMERTFPEHEAIGVVGQIVPWNFPLLMLAWKVAPALAVGNTVILKPAEYTPLTALLFAELCREAGLPAGVFNVVTGDGDTGAALVAHPGVDKIAFTGSTEVGRLIRTATAGTGKRLSLELGGKSPFLVFDDADLDSVVEGVVDAIWFNQGQVCCAGSRILVQEGIEAELERKLKARLETLRMGDPLDKSVDMGAIVAPVQLERIRTLVEQGRSEGARIWQPSWALPQDGWFYPPTLCTSVSPAGTLAQIEVFGPVVVSMSFRTPAEAVQLANDTRYGLAASVWTENVNLALDVAPQLQAGTVWVNCTNLFDAASGFGGYRESGFGREGGLEGLWEYVRPRGQGRASQPRTRDELEAQRPTTALAGDGQRAGHAGVDRTAKLYLGGRQVRPDGEQSLSVLDAKGRALEQVPRGNRKDIRNAVEAAHKALPGWRGRTAHNRAQVLYYLAENLDVRGAELAARLAQAPGASRRSARAEVNAAIERLFTYAAWADKWDGRVHATPFRNVTLAMPEALGVVGIVCPNEAPLLAFVSCVAPAIAMGCAVVVVPSEAFPLAATDLYQVLETSDVPSGVVNIVTGLRDELAPVLAAHDDVAGMWYFGHLEGTAEVERLAAGNLKRTWTDRGRLRAWDGPSGAGEEFLREATQIKNIWVPYGD, from the coding sequence ATGTCCAAGATCGCTGAGGTCTTCGAGTCCCTCGAATACGGACCGGCTCCCGAGAGTGAGGCGCCCGCCTACGCCTGGCTGGATGCGCACGGCCGCCGCTTCGGGCACTTCATCGGCGGAACCTGGACGGAGGTCTCCGAGGACGCGCTCTTCGAGACCGTCGAGCCCCGCAACGGGCGCGCGCTCGCTCGTGTCTCGCAGGGCAGCCCGGACGACGTGGCCCGAGCCGTGGCCGCTGCGCGCCACGCGCAGCGCGAGTGGGCGCGCTTGCGAGGGTACGAGCGTGCCAGACACCTCTACGCGCTCGCGCGCGGCATCCAACGAAACGCGCGCCTGTTCGCGGTGCTGGAAAGCCTGGACAATGGCAAGCCCATCCGGGAATCGCGCGACCTGGACATCCCGCTGGTGGCGCGGCATTTCCTGCACCACGCCGGCTGGGCCCAGCTCATGGAACGGACCTTCCCCGAGCACGAAGCGATCGGCGTGGTGGGTCAGATCGTACCGTGGAACTTTCCGCTTCTGATGTTGGCCTGGAAGGTGGCTCCGGCCCTGGCGGTCGGGAACACGGTGATTCTGAAGCCGGCCGAATACACACCGCTGACGGCGCTTCTGTTCGCGGAGCTCTGCCGGGAGGCGGGCCTTCCGGCAGGCGTATTCAACGTGGTCACCGGCGATGGCGACACGGGCGCTGCACTGGTCGCTCACCCCGGCGTGGACAAGATCGCGTTCACCGGGTCGACGGAGGTGGGGCGGCTCATCCGCACGGCCACTGCGGGGACCGGAAAGCGGCTTTCGCTCGAGCTCGGAGGGAAGTCGCCGTTCCTGGTCTTCGACGACGCCGACCTCGACTCGGTGGTGGAAGGCGTAGTCGACGCCATCTGGTTCAATCAGGGTCAGGTCTGCTGCGCGGGCTCCCGGATCCTGGTGCAGGAAGGCATCGAGGCCGAGCTGGAGCGGAAGCTGAAGGCCCGGCTGGAAACGCTGCGGATGGGAGACCCGCTGGACAAGTCGGTCGACATGGGCGCGATCGTGGCTCCCGTGCAGTTGGAGCGAATCCGCACCCTGGTCGAGCAAGGGCGCTCGGAGGGCGCGCGTATCTGGCAACCCAGCTGGGCGCTCCCCCAGGACGGTTGGTTCTATCCGCCGACGCTGTGTACGTCCGTGTCGCCCGCGGGCACGCTCGCGCAAATCGAGGTGTTCGGTCCGGTCGTGGTGTCGATGTCGTTCCGGACGCCGGCCGAAGCGGTCCAGCTCGCCAACGATACCCGCTACGGCCTTGCCGCCTCGGTCTGGACCGAGAACGTCAACCTGGCCCTCGACGTGGCTCCGCAGCTCCAAGCGGGTACGGTGTGGGTCAACTGCACGAATCTGTTCGACGCCGCATCGGGTTTTGGCGGGTACCGGGAAAGCGGTTTCGGGCGCGAGGGCGGCCTGGAAGGGCTTTGGGAGTACGTCCGGCCCCGCGGTCAGGGCCGCGCGTCCCAGCCCCGGACGCGCGACGAGCTGGAAGCGCAGAGGCCGACCACCGCACTCGCCGGAGACGGACAGCGCGCTGGGCACGCCGGGGTCGATCGGACCGCCAAGCTCTACCTCGGCGGTCGCCAGGTTCGGCCCGACGGTGAGCAGAGCCTCTCGGTGCTGGATGCAAAGGGCCGCGCCCTCGAGCAGGTGCCGCGCGGGAACCGCAAGGACATCCGCAACGCCGTAGAGGCGGCCCACAAGGCCCTGCCTGGCTGGCGGGGGCGCACTGCGCACAATCGCGCACAGGTGCTGTACTATCTGGCCGAGAACCTCGACGTGCGGGGAGCCGAGTTGGCTGCTCGCCTCGCCCAGGCTCCCGGTGCGTCACGGCGCTCCGCGCGGGCCGAGGTGAACGCCGCCATCGAGCGGCTCTTCACCTACGCCGCCTGGGCCGACAAGTGGGACGGACGAGTTCACGCCACCCCGTTCCGCAATGTGACCCTCGCGATGCCCGAAGCCCTCGGAGTCGTGGGGATCGTCTGTCCCAACGAAGCTCCCCTCCTGGCCTTCGTCTCCTGCGTGGCCCCGGCGATCGCGATGGGCTGTGCGGTGGTGGTGGTGCCATCGGAGGCCTTCCCGTTGGCGGCAACCGACCTCTACCAGGTGCTGGAGACCTCGGACGTTCCAAGCGGAGTCGTCAACATCGTGACGGGACTGCGCGACGAGCTCGCCCCCGTGCTGGCCGCGCACGACGACGTCGCGGGCATGTGGTACTTCGGGCACCTCGAAGGCACCGCGGAAGTGGAGCGGCTGGCGGCCGGGAACCTCAAGCGCACCTGGACGGACCGGGGACGGCTGCGGGCCTGGGACGGCCCCTCGGGCGCGGGCGAGGAGTTTCTTCGCGAGGCCACCCAGATCAAGAACATCTGGGTGCCGTACGGCGACTAG
- the deoC gene encoding deoxyribose-phosphate aldolase produces MSGARSRPLATSSVARNPGTELDLDWVRSLRVNRSAVERRIAALGGRRSVKKEWQAAWLLRAVRLMDLTSLEGSDTEGRIRRLAAKARQPVRQDLLEALGADTLGIRVAAVCVYPALVDAARLALAGSGIPVAAVAAGFPHGLSPLDLRIREVESAVAAGADEIDIVIRRGHVLRGEWQALYDEVRSFRAACGSAHLKTILAVGELGTLRNVARASAVCMMAGADFIKTSTGKEQVNATLPVGLTMVRTLRAYVERTGYPVGFKPAGGVRTAKDALLWLVLMKEELGREWMEPERFRFGASSLLGDIERQLEHHLTGRYSASFHHPMA; encoded by the coding sequence CTGTCTGGCGCACGCTCGCGCCCCCTTGCCACTTCCTCGGTGGCGCGGAACCCGGGCACGGAGCTGGACCTCGATTGGGTGCGGTCCCTGCGAGTCAACCGCTCCGCCGTCGAGCGCCGCATTGCAGCTCTGGGCGGCCGCCGCTCGGTAAAGAAGGAGTGGCAGGCCGCCTGGCTGCTGCGCGCCGTCCGCTTGATGGACCTCACCTCCCTGGAGGGCAGCGACACCGAGGGGCGCATCCGCCGCCTCGCGGCCAAAGCCCGCCAACCCGTCCGACAGGACCTGCTCGAGGCCCTGGGGGCGGACACGCTGGGGATCCGGGTGGCGGCCGTGTGCGTCTACCCCGCGTTGGTCGACGCGGCCCGTCTGGCGCTCGCGGGCAGCGGCATCCCGGTGGCCGCTGTCGCGGCCGGCTTTCCGCACGGGCTCAGCCCCCTGGATCTGCGCATTCGCGAGGTCGAATCCGCGGTCGCAGCAGGTGCGGATGAGATCGACATCGTGATCCGACGCGGACACGTGCTCCGCGGCGAGTGGCAGGCCCTCTACGACGAGGTGCGGAGCTTTCGCGCGGCCTGCGGATCCGCACACCTGAAGACGATCCTGGCGGTCGGAGAGCTGGGCACCCTCCGCAATGTGGCGCGGGCCTCCGCCGTGTGCATGATGGCGGGCGCGGACTTCATCAAGACCTCCACGGGAAAGGAGCAGGTCAACGCCACCCTCCCCGTCGGGCTCACCATGGTTCGCACGCTGCGAGCGTACGTGGAGCGTACGGGCTACCCGGTCGGCTTCAAGCCGGCCGGTGGCGTGCGCACCGCGAAGGACGCCCTGCTCTGGCTCGTCCTGATGAAGGAGGAGTTGGGGCGTGAGTGGATGGAACCCGAGCGCTTCCGATTTGGCGCCAGCTCGCTCCTGGGCGACATCGAACGACAACTGGAGCACCACCTGACCGGCCGCTACTCCGCGTCCTTCCACCACCCGATGGCCTGA
- a CDS encoding MgtC/SapB family protein, translating to MTDPEIVASLALALGLGLLVGLQRQWATDPIAGIRTFPLISLFGALAALVSERVGPWVISAGLLVVAAFVITANISERDDEHPAPGITTEVAAVALYLIGAAVLFGYRVQGVIVAGTITVLLHWKTELHRWVSGLDEREIRAIVRLVLVALVILPVLPNRAYGPFAVLNPFRIWTMVVLIVGISLAAYVAYQVFGSKAGTVMAGFLGGLISSTATTVAYATENKQGRVTPQAGTLVIMIASAVVFVRVLLEIAVVHAAFLPTAAPPLIALVAVMAVLTAFTMRRGRQEPLAAQDASPPSGLRTAIVFGLLYGAILFAVAFAEARLGSRWLYGIAGLSGIVDMDAITLSVTELVRDGRLDASRAWRLIFVGGLSNIVFKGGAVASLATPAMARRVGVLFLVTLAAGAAILAGWSS from the coding sequence TTGACCGACCCGGAGATCGTCGCTTCCCTGGCGCTCGCGCTCGGCCTGGGCTTGCTGGTCGGGCTTCAGCGCCAGTGGGCGACGGACCCGATCGCCGGGATCCGCACGTTTCCCTTGATCTCCCTGTTCGGTGCGTTGGCCGCTCTGGTCTCGGAGCGGGTGGGCCCCTGGGTGATCAGCGCCGGCCTGCTCGTGGTGGCCGCCTTTGTCATCACCGCCAACATCTCCGAGCGGGACGACGAGCACCCGGCTCCAGGAATCACCACGGAGGTGGCTGCCGTCGCCCTCTATCTGATCGGCGCGGCCGTGCTGTTCGGGTATCGGGTCCAAGGCGTGATCGTCGCGGGCACGATCACGGTGCTCCTGCACTGGAAGACCGAGCTGCACCGCTGGGTCTCCGGCCTCGACGAGCGGGAGATCCGCGCGATCGTGCGGCTGGTCCTGGTGGCCCTCGTGATTCTGCCTGTGCTGCCGAACCGCGCCTACGGTCCTTTCGCGGTCCTCAATCCGTTCCGCATCTGGACCATGGTGGTGCTGATCGTAGGCATCAGCCTGGCTGCGTACGTCGCCTATCAGGTGTTCGGATCGAAGGCCGGTACGGTCATGGCCGGGTTCCTCGGGGGCCTGATCTCCAGCACAGCGACGACCGTGGCCTACGCGACCGAGAACAAGCAGGGCAGGGTGACCCCCCAAGCCGGGACACTGGTCATCATGATCGCGTCAGCCGTGGTGTTCGTGCGAGTGCTGCTGGAGATCGCAGTGGTGCACGCGGCTTTCCTGCCGACCGCCGCTCCTCCGCTGATCGCCCTGGTGGCTGTCATGGCGGTGCTGACGGCGTTCACGATGCGCCGGGGCCGTCAAGAGCCCCTGGCCGCGCAGGATGCCTCGCCTCCCTCCGGACTCCGGACCGCGATCGTCTTTGGCCTCCTCTACGGCGCGATCCTTTTCGCGGTTGCCTTCGCAGAAGCGCGGTTGGGGTCCCGCTGGCTGTACGGAATCGCGGGCCTGTCCGGCATCGTGGACATGGACGCCATTACGTTGTCCGTGACGGAGCTGGTGCGCGACGGACGCCTGGACGCGTCCCGGGCTTGGCGGCTGATCTTCGTGGGTGGCCTTTCCAACATCGTGTTCAAGGGAGGTGCCGTGGCCAGCCTGGCCACACCCGCCATGGCTCGGCGGGTCGGAGTCCTTTTCCTGGTGACTCTGGCGGCCGGCGCGGCGATTCTGGCGGGTTGGTCCTCATGA
- a CDS encoding diacylglycerol kinase family lipid kinase: protein MSNIVLLVNPASGSGTGGRSVPKLLAAFERLGVSTTVLATEGPGDGVRLARQAVALGADKLLVVGGDGTIHEVVNGLLTSDGQPPPFAVAPMGTGNDFYRIVGAPKRLDDAVRVLMEGRVRQVDVGRARWDDQEKFFVNLMGVGLDVEVLLRRSRVRVLSGLAQYLVALAAAVVRFRPVPVRIRLESGEEIEAPTMLSAVTVGPSAGGGFLLNPTAVADDGLLDLCFVDRLNLFQVARYIPKVIRGTHSDLPVIRMRRFQHVRFSSPDGGPLPFELDGELMPAAAGPIDIDVLPGRIGVFVPAEERP from the coding sequence ATGAGCAACATCGTACTCCTGGTGAACCCAGCCTCCGGCTCCGGGACCGGGGGCCGGTCGGTTCCGAAGCTACTGGCGGCGTTCGAACGTCTCGGTGTGTCGACAACCGTCCTGGCGACGGAGGGCCCCGGCGACGGAGTGCGTCTCGCCCGCCAGGCCGTTGCTCTGGGTGCGGACAAGCTGCTGGTTGTCGGAGGCGACGGCACCATCCACGAGGTGGTCAACGGCCTGCTGACCAGCGACGGGCAGCCGCCACCGTTCGCGGTGGCCCCGATGGGCACCGGAAACGACTTCTATCGCATCGTGGGCGCCCCCAAGCGCCTGGACGATGCGGTGCGGGTGCTGATGGAGGGGCGCGTGCGTCAGGTGGACGTGGGCCGGGCTCGCTGGGACGACCAGGAGAAGTTCTTCGTCAACCTCATGGGCGTTGGCCTCGATGTGGAAGTGCTGTTGAGGCGGTCCCGGGTCCGGGTGCTGTCGGGTCTCGCCCAATACCTGGTCGCCCTGGCGGCAGCCGTCGTCCGCTTTCGCCCCGTGCCCGTGAGGATCCGGCTCGAGTCCGGTGAGGAGATCGAGGCCCCGACCATGCTCTCCGCCGTTACGGTGGGGCCGTCGGCAGGTGGTGGGTTCCTTCTGAATCCGACCGCAGTCGCGGACGACGGCCTGCTGGACCTGTGCTTCGTGGACCGGCTGAACCTGTTTCAGGTGGCGCGGTATATCCCCAAGGTCATCCGAGGCACCCACAGCGACCTGCCGGTCATCCGCATGCGACGCTTCCAACATGTCCGCTTCTCCAGTCCCGACGGCGGGCCGCTTCCATTCGAGCTCGATGGGGAGTTGATGCCTGCGGCGGCGGGCCCCATCGACATCGACGTGCTTCCTGGCCGCATCGGCGTATTCGTGCCGGCAGAGGAACGTCCGTGA
- a CDS encoding DUF5683 domain-containing protein yields the protein MSACPRRWTQVVLLSAGMSLLGAPALQAQDVEAVAPDTARSHDISPRGAFLRSLVVPGWGQAATQAYSRASFYFLVEAVSGLGLYKTLRELEGARERLDFWTTEAERAAVASGLSDPDSILAAVEADPRVEEMRALEEARLSQREDWLAFGLFMLLLGGADAFVSAHLKDFPDPISVSTQPSSAGPPRIEVAVRIPVSAFR from the coding sequence GTGAGCGCCTGCCCGCGTCGCTGGACCCAGGTCGTCCTGCTCTCGGCGGGGATGAGCTTGCTCGGGGCGCCGGCGCTCCAGGCACAAGATGTGGAGGCCGTGGCACCGGACACTGCGCGCAGTCATGACATCAGCCCACGGGGTGCCTTCCTCCGTTCCTTGGTGGTACCGGGCTGGGGGCAGGCCGCCACGCAAGCGTACTCGCGAGCCAGCTTCTACTTCCTCGTGGAAGCCGTCTCTGGGCTGGGGCTCTACAAGACCCTACGCGAGCTCGAGGGCGCCCGAGAACGGCTCGACTTCTGGACGACGGAAGCCGAGCGCGCGGCCGTGGCCTCGGGCCTCAGCGACCCGGACTCCATCCTGGCCGCCGTCGAGGCCGATCCTCGGGTCGAGGAGATGCGCGCCCTTGAAGAGGCCCGTCTCTCCCAGCGTGAGGATTGGCTCGCCTTCGGGCTGTTCATGCTGCTCCTGGGCGGGGCGGACGCCTTTGTGTCGGCGCACCTGAAGGACTTCCCCGATCCGATAAGCGTGAGCACGCAGCCCAGCTCCGCAGGACCGCCCCGCATCGAGGTCGCAGTTCGTATCCCGGTGTCCGCCTTCCGCTGA
- a CDS encoding UDP-2,3-diacylglucosamine diphosphatase → MPMPSVYVTSDVHLGAVPRDTEAAFIRWLEHAGVNAGSVLINGDLFDFWFEYRSAVPRGHARVLGALATLVDAGVPVTLMGGNHDWWGGSFLRDEVGVEFLQEKVIRDLAGHRTLVAHGDGLGRGDLGYRMLKWLLRSPVTVAGFRWLHPDLGAWLAARVSRTGTRDHADNAATLARAEYVRGWAIERLAADPTLDLVLLGHTHIPGLEEVEPGRFYLNAGDWVYRRTYAVLTRGEAPRLLDWED, encoded by the coding sequence ATGCCGATGCCCTCCGTCTACGTGACCAGTGACGTCCACCTGGGCGCCGTCCCCCGGGACACCGAGGCCGCCTTCATCCGCTGGTTGGAGCATGCCGGGGTCAACGCCGGGTCGGTCCTGATCAACGGGGACCTCTTCGATTTCTGGTTCGAGTACCGAAGCGCGGTGCCGCGGGGACATGCACGGGTCCTGGGTGCTCTGGCCACGCTGGTGGACGCGGGGGTCCCGGTAACCTTGATGGGCGGCAATCACGACTGGTGGGGCGGCTCGTTCCTGCGGGATGAGGTCGGCGTCGAGTTCCTGCAGGAAAAGGTCATTCGGGATCTCGCGGGCCACCGGACGCTGGTGGCCCACGGGGACGGGCTGGGACGAGGCGACCTGGGCTATCGGATGCTCAAGTGGCTCCTGCGCAGCCCGGTGACGGTGGCCGGGTTCCGCTGGCTCCATCCGGACCTGGGGGCCTGGCTGGCGGCTCGGGTATCCCGCACCGGGACTCGCGACCACGCCGACAACGCCGCGACCCTCGCCCGTGCCGAGTACGTGCGCGGATGGGCGATCGAGCGTTTGGCTGCCGACCCCACCTTGGACCTCGTCCTGCTCGGGCACACGCACATTCCGGGGCTCGAGGAGGTCGAACCGGGGCGGTTCTATCTCAACGCCGGGGACTGGGTCTACCGCCGCACCTACGCCGTGCTCACCCGAGGAGAGGCTCCTCGCCTGCTCGATTGGGAGGACTGA
- the lptE gene encoding LPS assembly lipoprotein LptE: MSSRSRLRSGLWLASGLLWLALAGCNYSLRAGSGLPDHVRTVAVLPFDNTTTRSELTDEVHQRLLRELPRALGVRSAGADVADAIVQGTIISYAVNAPLFRPGAGGAGAEVLQRQVTLAARVEIIDVRNNVVLWEDQSLRAEGTYLDASETEEIGRTAAIQLLVQRIVDGAQSNW; this comes from the coding sequence ATGTCGAGTCGTTCCCGCCTGAGATCTGGACTCTGGCTCGCTAGCGGCCTGTTGTGGCTCGCTTTGGCGGGCTGCAACTACTCGCTGCGGGCCGGCAGCGGCCTTCCGGACCATGTCCGGACGGTGGCCGTGCTCCCGTTCGACAACACCACGACCCGCTCCGAGCTCACCGACGAGGTGCATCAGCGCCTGCTGCGCGAGCTGCCGCGGGCCCTGGGGGTTCGTAGCGCCGGAGCGGATGTCGCGGACGCCATCGTCCAGGGGACCATCATCAGCTACGCCGTCAATGCGCCCCTCTTCCGCCCCGGTGCAGGGGGGGCCGGCGCCGAGGTGCTGCAGCGCCAGGTCACCTTGGCGGCTCGGGTCGAGATCATCGATGTGCGCAACAACGTGGTCCTCTGGGAGGACCAGAGTCTGCGCGCCGAAGGGACCTACCTGGACGCGAGCGAGACCGAGGAGATCGGCCGTACGGCGGCCATCCAACTCCTTGTCCAACGCATCGTCGACGGCGCCCAATCCAACTGGTGA